One Oncorhynchus masou masou isolate Uvic2021 unplaced genomic scaffold, UVic_Omas_1.1 unplaced_scaffold_4732, whole genome shotgun sequence genomic region harbors:
- the LOC135535293 gene encoding dol-P-Man:Man(5)GlcNAc(2)-PP-Dol alpha-1,3-mannosyltransferase-like, with protein sequence MAGGVRKKSSPGPRSRVWAPLRTLWQEKHLIVFKAEHTILVASVLWFLEIGINIWVIQKVAYTEIDWKAYMDEVEGVINGTYDYTQLKGGTGPLVYPAGFVYTFTALYYITNHGVNICLAQYLFAVFYLLTLLLVFRIYHRTQKVPPYVFFFVCCASYRIHSIFVLRLFNDPVAMMMLFGAVNLFLDGRWTLGCGLYSLAVSVKMNVLLFAPGLLFLLLSEFGLMRAIPKLSLCAAIQILLGLPFLMENPIGYMTRAFDLGRQFMFKWTVNWRFLPEWLFLSRYFHLVLLAAHLLALLLFALRRWKRPGESVMELLKEPGKRVNPAQKLTSDQMVLILFTSNFIGICFSRSLHYQFYVWYFHTLPFLLWSGGVKKLAHLLRVLILGLVELSWNTYPSTTHSSAALHVCHLIMLLSLWFAPRVEEKTKSK encoded by the exons ATGGCAGGAGGTGTGAGGAAAAAGTCGTCCCCTGGTCCACGGTCTAGAGTGTGGGCGCCACTTCGTACACTATGGCAGGAGAAACATTTGATCGTATTCAAGGCAGAGCACACAATACTGGTCGCCTCTGTTCTGTGGTTCCTGGAGATCGGAATAAACATATGGGTCATCCAAAAAGTTGCAT ACACAGAGATCGACTGGAAGGCGTATATGGATGAGGTAGAGGGAGTCATCAACGGCACCTACGACTACACCCAGCTCAAAGGAGGCACAGGCCCGCTGGT ATACCCAGCAGGATTTGTGTACACCTTCACAGCGCTGTATTACATCACCAACCATGGGGTGAATATTTGCCTGGCCCAGTACCTGTTTGCTGTTTTCTACCTGCTCACCCTGCTGCTCGTCTTCAGGATCTACCACCGCACCCAGAAG GTTCCTCCCTACGTATTCTTCTTTGTGTGCTGTGCCTCCTACCGGATCCACTCCATCTTCGTCCTGCGTCTTTTCAACGACCCTGTAGCCATGATGATGTTGTTCGGTGCTGTCAATCTGTTCCTGGATGGCCGCTGGACTCTGGGCTGTGGCCTCTACAG TTTAGCAGTGTCTGTGAAGATGAACGTGCTCCTGTTTGCCCcgggcctcctcttcctcctgctgtCTGAGTTTGGCCTGATGAGGGCCATACccaagctctctctctgtgctgccaTCCAG ATATTGTTGGGCCTACCCTTCCTGATGGAGAATCCCATTGGCTATATGACCCGGGCCTTTGACTTGGGTCGTCAGTTTATGTTCAAGTGGACAGTGAACTGGCGCTTCCTGCCTGAGTGGCTTTTCCTAAGTCGCTACTTCCATCTGGTGCTCCTGGCTGCCCACCTGCTAGCCCTGCTACTGTTTGCCCTGCGCCGCTGGAAGAG GCCTGGAGAGAGCGTCATGGAACTGCTGAAGGAGCCAGGCAAGCGAGTCAACCCTGCCCAGAAACTCACCTCGGATCA GATGGTGCTGATCCTCTTCACGTCTAACTTCATCGGCATATGCTTCAGCCGCTCGCTGCACTACCAGTTCTACGTCTGGTACTTCCACACCCTACCTTTCCTTCTCTGGAGTGGAGGAGTCAAGAAGCTGGCTCACCTACTCAG GGTTTTGATCCTCGGCCTGGTGGAGCTGTCGTGGAACACCTACCCTTCTACTACACACAGTTCAGCTGCCCTCCATGTCTGTCATCTCATCATGCTGCTCTCCCTGTGGTTCGCCCCCCGGGTAGAGGAGAAGACCAAGAGCAAGTGA
- the LOC135535292 gene encoding mitochondrial ubiquitin ligase activator of nfkb 1-A-like, translating into MEEFPVRTVEGLCLGTSLAISGLFFYIYRKKRKSVDKLNEAPHMNLDGKLADLLNVTPGKCLQYVVIEGAVQPVGEPLRSQYQEGSVGVVQKLMLREHKLVWNSLAHTWMDSECVLHQRVNTVPFSLVGSDQANVRVLCPLEASELKMEILHEKFHQATYGFTDIVGQYLSGEKPKGQLETEEMLKVGATLTGVGELILDTDRVLKLRPPTDGSEYFLSTADFETLRLEQEDQAVVWRVLASVFALAGAAVLLWVGCRYYRSLRVCWEQERLKREFERLGAGGSGATQQGSREEETPLENDCVICLTQLRSCVLLDCGHVCCCYSCYQALPQPICPICRQAINRVVPLYQA; encoded by the exons ATGGAGGAGTTTCCAGTGAGGACGGTGGAGGGGCTGTGTCTAGGCACCAGCTTGGCCATATCAGGCCTCTTCTTCTACatctacaggaaaaagaggaaatCGGTGGACAAGCTCAAT GAGGCACCCCACATGAATTTGGATGGGAAACTGGCAGACCTTTTGAATGTGACACCGGGAAAGTGTCTGCAGTATGTTGTCATCGAAG gagcAGTGCAGCCTGTGGGGGAGCCTCTAAGGAGTCAGTACCAGGAAGGCAGCGTAGGGGTAGTGCAGAAACTCATGCTAAGGGAACACAAGCTGGTGTGGAACAGCCTGGCCCACACCTG GATGGACAGTGAGTGTGTGCTGCACCAGAGGGTGAATACTGTCCCCTTCAGCCTGGTGGGGTCGGACCAGGCCAATGTGAGGGTGCTGTGTCCCCTGGAGGCCTCAGAGCTGAAGATGGAGATCCTCCATGAGAAGTTCCACCAGGCCACCTACGGTTTCACCGACATCGTTGGACAGTACCTCAGTGGAGAGAAGCCCAAAGGCCAGCTGGAGACTGAGGAAATGCTCAAG GTTGGCGCTACTCTTACAGGTGTAGGCGAGCTCATCCTGGACACGGACCGGGTGCTGAAGCTCCGCCCGCCCACCGATGGCTCAGAGTACTTCCTAAGCACAGCAGACTTTGAGACCCTGCGGCTGGAGCAGGAAGACCAGGCGGTGGTCTGGCGGGTCCTGGCCTCTGTGTTTGCCCTGGCCGGGGCCGCCGTCCTCCTCTGGGTGGGCTGCCGCTACTACCGCAGCCTGAGGGTCTGCTGGGAACAGGAACGTCTGAAGAGGGAGTTTGAGAGACTGGGCGCCGGGGGGTCTGGGGCTACACAACAGGGGTCTAGGGAGGAGGAGACGCCCCTGGAGAATGACTGTGTGATCTGCCTGACCCAGCTCCGTAGCTGTGTGCTACTGGACTGTGGGCACGTGTGCTGCTGCTACAGCTGCTACCAGGCCCTGCCTCAGCCCATCTGCCCCATATGCCGGCAGGCCATCAACAGAGTGGTGCCCCTCTACCAGGcatga